One genomic region from Cydia amplana chromosome Z, ilCydAmpl1.1, whole genome shotgun sequence encodes:
- the LOC134661413 gene encoding exostosin-3, producing the protein MLLNDRLCQWLGHLKLSRVILMVSVILFVVPLVTHYYLSKYDSLSFSFDGNPMRHTLDAYGDFSLMNAADLKIRIEEMLRIKASVSTELRELEARRARLQREAAAAGARADSAKTEHSRAAAELQRLRVSADQARLAQLEAIRRDSPELAPPSPLLPSQPPPVLPPLPSASQHHCRMHSCFDHSRCSLTSGFPVYFYDPDTYAPIAGAEVDGFLKTTVRQTLGYNAHITQDAKEACIYLVLVGEAFSSERNSISTGDSLKLALNETVIKSLPYWGGDGRNHVLINLARRELSVGAGDAFKSAMTGRAMIAQSTFTLTQFRPGFDLVTPPALGPPGGDVWLDCAPIAPARRKYLLSFQGSQPPFSGLNKDEDKSMIEALQKTAKSSSTSDLFFLQFECDPPVEKRTVYPIGDWALCGTDRSRRALLKDSTFVVILAPSDPSYTSTALLQARLYEGLRSGAIPVILGGDRITLPYDEVLDWRRAVLSLPKARVPELHFVLRAFSDADLLAFRRQGRLFWERYLSSVQVMVDSLLAVIRTRLNIPARPAVPTVGTPAFNESYYPPRLEPPAIDAEPEETLGPLEAPYPSPTYRRNYSIGLVHGYELWNEWADPFALYPQTPWDPPVTSEARFTGSAAGFRPVGAGAGGAGKEFSEALGGDRPREQFTVVILTYEREAVLAAAVARLRGLPYLNKVVVVWNGRTPPSASLAWPESGAPVAVVRAARNSLNNRFLPYDLIDTEAVLCVDDDAHLRHDEIVFAFRVWREHRDRIVGFPGRYHAWDLNYNNGFLYNSNYSCELSMVLTGAAFVHRYYLWAYWRALPAAIRDYVDEFMNCEDIAMNFLVAHITRKPPVKVTSRWTFRCPGCPVTLSSDETHFHERHKCIQFFSQVMGYTPLLSTQYRADSVLFKTRIPHDKQKCFKFI; encoded by the exons ATGTTACTCAATGACCGACTATGCCAATGGCTAGGGCATTTAAAGTTGTCTCGAGTCATTTTAATGGTCTCCGTAATATTATTTGTGGTGCCGCTTGTAACACACTACTATTTGTCCAAG TATGATTCATTGTCGTTTTCCTTTGATGGCAACCCCATGCGCCATACTCTGGATGCCTATGGAGACTTTTCATTGATGAACGCTGCAGATCTCAAGATTAGGATAGAAGAAATGCTTAGAATTAAG GCATCAGTATCGACAGAGCTCCGTGAGCTTGAAGCTCGGCGAGCGCGTTTGCAGCgggaggcggcggcggcgggcgctcGCGCCGACAGCGCCAAAACCGAACactcgcgcgccgccgccgagctGCAGCGCCTGCGCGTCTCCGCCGACCAGGCGCGACTCGCGCAGCTCGAGGCCATCCGCCGAGACTCGCCGGAGCTCGCTCCACCTTCCCCTCTCCTCCCTTCACAACCTCCGCCCGTCCTCCCTCCCCTCCCCTCCGCTTCCCAACACCACTGCCGCATGCACTCCTGTTTTGATCACTCCCGTTGCTCTCTTACGTCCGGCTTTCCTGTATACTTTTATGACCCTGATACGTATGCGCCCATTGCTGGCGCGGAAGTGGATGGCTTCTTGAAAACGACAGTAAGACAGACACTGGGATATAATGCGCATATTACACAAGACGCCAAAGAGGCTTGTATCTATCTAGTCCTAGTAGGAGAGGCTTTCTCTTCAGAAAGGAATTCAAT ATCAACAGGTGACAGCCTAAAATTGGCTTTAAATGAAACTGTAATCAAAAGTTTGCCGTACTGGGGTGGCGACGGTCGCAACCACGTCCTTATTAACTTGGCCCGAAGGGAGTTGTCTGTGGGCGCTGGCGACGCGTTTAAGAGCGCTATGACGGGCAGAGCTATGATAGCACAGTCTACGTTTACTCTGACCCAGTTCCGGCCTGGGTTCGACCTCGTAACGCCTCCAGCGCTCGGCCCACCCGGCGGAGACGTATGGCTGGACTGCGCTCCAATAGCTCCCGCTAGACGGAAATATTTACTGAG TTTTCAGGGCTCGCAACCTCCTTTTAGTGGATTGAATAAAGATGAGGATAAATCGATGATCGAAGCGCTCCAAAAGACTGCAAAGTCGAGCTCTACATCAGATTTATTTTTTCTGCAATTCGAATGCGACCCACCCGTCGAAAAGCGTACAGTGTATCCTATTGGTGATTGGGCCTTATGCGGCACGGACCGCTCGAGACGCGCCTTGCTAAAAGATTCTACCTTTGTCGTGATTCTTGCTCCGAGCGATCCAAGTTATACCTCGACAGCATTGCTGCAAGCAAGGCTATATGAAGGTTTGAGATCCGGCGCAATTCCAGTCATCTTGGGTGGAGACAGAATTACATTGCCTTATGATGAAGTGCTCGATTGGCGACGTGCAGTACTATCGCTTCCCAAGGCTCGAGTTCCTGAGCTGCACTTCGTTTTACGAGCGTTTTCCGACGCCGACCTGCTCGCATTTCGGAGACAGGGGCGATTATTCTGGGAGCGATATCTTAGCTCAGTGCAAGTGATGGTGGATTCACTGTTAGCAGTGATCCGAACACGCCTGAACATACCGGCGCGGCCGGCGGTGCCGACGGTCGGGACCCCGGCCTTCAACGAATCGTATTACCCGCCCCGGTTGGAGCCGCCGGCGATAGACGCGGAGCCGGAGGAGACGCTCGGGCCGCTGGAGGCGCCGTACCCGAGCCCGACATACCGCCGTAACTATTCGATAGGGCTGGTGCACGGGTACGAACTGTGGAACGAGTGGGCGGACCCGTTCGCGCTGTACCCGCAGACGCCGTGGGACCCGCCGGTGACATCGGAGGCGCGCTTCACGGGGTCGGCGGCCGGGTTCCGGCCggtgggcgcgggcgcgggcggcgccggcAAGGAGTTCAGCGAGGCCCTGGGCGGCGACCGCCCGCGGGAGCAGTTCACCGTCGTCATCCTCACGTACGAGCGGGAGGCGGTGCTGGCGGCGGCCGTCGCGCGCCTACGCGGTCTGCCCTACTTGAACAAG GTGGTAGTGGTATGGAACGGGCGCACTCCGCCGTCCGCCTCGCTGGCCTGGCCGGAGAGCGGCGCGCCCGTGGCGGTGGTGCGCGCGGCGCGCAACTCGCTCAACAACCGCTTCCTGCCATACGACCTCATCGACACCGAGGCCGTGCTCTGCGTCGACGACGACGCGCATCTCAGGCACGACGAGATCGTGTTCGCTTTCAG AGTGTGGCGCGAGCACCGAGACCGCATTGTGGGGTTCCCCGGACGATACCATGCCTGGGACCTCAACTACAACAACGGGTTTCTTTACAACTCGAATTACAG CTGTGAACTCAGCATGGTCCTGACGGGCGCGGCGTTCGTGCACCGCTACTACCTGTGGGCCTACTGGCGCGCGCTGCCCGCCGCCATACGCGACTACGTCGACGAGTTCATGAACTGCGAGGACATCGCCATGAACTTCCTCGTCGCGCACATCACTAGGAAACCGCCCGTGAAG GTGACGTCGCGCTGGACGTTCAGGTGCCCTGGCTGCCCTGTCACGCTCTCCTCCGACGAGACGCACTTCCACGAGAGGCACAAGTGCATCCAGTTCTTTTCCCAG GTGATGGGCTACACTCCATTGCTGTCGACACAATACCGAGCCGACTCCGTTCTCTTCAAAACGCGCATTCCACACGACAAACAGAAATGTTTCAAGTTCATATAA